From the genome of Spirochaetae bacterium HGW-Spirochaetae-1, one region includes:
- a CDS encoding SAM-dependent methyltransferase has translation MSNEEHNIHDFDIALICEYFSSMDRQGPGSQEATIKALSFIDNIHEKSNIVDLGCGTGGQTIVLAQNTPGNITAIDLFPGFIDKLNDNAQKLNLQNRVKGVIGSMDKLDFQLNELDLIWSEGAIYNIGFEKGMNYWNKFLKKGGYVAVTEASWFTEERPKEIFDFWNEAYPEIDTIPNKIAQIQKAGYVVMASFILPEICWIDNFFVPEITAQKIFLDKYKGNKSAEEFVKYEKHGAELYNKYKEYYGYVFYIGKKI, from the coding sequence ATGAGCAATGAAGAGCATAATATCCACGATTTTGATATTGCATTAATTTGCGAATATTTTTCCAGTATGGATCGTCAAGGCCCAGGAAGCCAGGAAGCAACAATAAAAGCATTGAGCTTTATTGATAATATACACGAAAAATCAAACATTGTTGATCTTGGTTGTGGTACTGGAGGTCAAACTATAGTTTTGGCTCAAAACACTCCAGGGAATATTACAGCTATTGATTTATTCCCTGGTTTTATTGACAAATTAAATGACAATGCACAAAAATTGAATCTTCAAAACAGAGTTAAAGGCGTTATTGGTTCAATGGATAAACTTGATTTTCAATTAAATGAATTGGACCTTATTTGGAGTGAAGGAGCTATATATAATATCGGTTTTGAAAAGGGTATGAATTATTGGAATAAGTTTTTGAAAAAAGGCGGCTATGTTGCTGTTACTGAGGCGTCCTGGTTTACAGAAGAACGGCCAAAAGAAATATTTGATTTTTGGAATGAAGCATATCCTGAAATAGACACCATTCCAAATAAAATTGCTCAAATTCAAAAAGCAGGCTATGTTGTTATGGCATCATTCATATTACCTGAAATTTGTTGGATTGACAATTTTTTTGTTCCGGAAATAACAGCACAAAAAATATTTTTGGATAAATACAAAGGCAATAAATCTGCCGAAGAATTCGTAAAATACGAAAAGCATGGAGCTGAACTTTATAATAAGTATAAAGAATATTATGGGTATGTATTTTATATTGGAAAGAAAATATAG
- a CDS encoding circadian clock protein KaiB (Decreases the phosphorylation of KaiC, a component of the main circadian regulator in cyanobacteria): MKANPDFAAKPKVKSPTRKKSSEYYILKLYIAGHSAKSSNTIANIKKICEENLKGFYELDVIDLYQQPQLARGEQIVAVPTLIKKLPPPLRRVIGDLSNTDRVLVGLDIKKKS, encoded by the coding sequence ATGAAAGCAAACCCGGACTTCGCCGCGAAACCAAAAGTTAAAAGTCCGACGCGAAAAAAATCTTCCGAATATTATATTTTGAAACTGTATATTGCCGGACATTCTGCGAAATCCAGCAACACCATTGCCAACATTAAAAAAATCTGCGAGGAAAATCTGAAAGGGTTTTATGAGCTTGACGTAATTGACCTGTACCAGCAACCGCAGCTGGCACGGGGTGAACAGATTGTCGCCGTGCCGACACTTATCAAGAAACTCCCGCCCCCTCTGCGCCGCGTTATCGGCGATCTGTCGAATACCGACCGCGTGCTGGTGGGGCTCGATATTAAGAAGAAATCGTGA
- a CDS encoding ribonuclease — translation MLNSENKTFVLDTNVVLYDYRCIYSFEEHNVVIPITLLEEIDKFKRGNEIINFNAREFSRELDALIGDKFLHEGVKLESGGVIIVKTNIKKDDYLREIFWEDKPDHRILTVAYNLSKEYGTDKVCLVSKDINLRMKSKSIGVFAEDYETGKIKNIDELYSGKNMIEGIHHDVIDRIYKETHVPLEETGIGITPVPNENFILRNTSQSILATYIKEENALRIVEKRRAYGITPRNAEQIFALNACMDPRISLVTLSGKAGTGKTLMALAASLEKRKEYKQIFLARPIIPLSNRDIGYLPGDVHDKLDPYMQPLFDNLSVIQNQFAEDSPDYSRINDMISNKKLLITALAYIRGRSLPRVFFIVDEAQNLTPHEVKTIITRAGEGTKIVFTGDPYQIDTPYLDSRSNGLTCLIDKMKGQEIYAHITMEKGERSLLAEIASNLL, via the coding sequence ATGCTGAATTCCGAAAATAAAACATTCGTTCTCGACACCAACGTTGTCCTCTACGACTACCGCTGTATTTATTCCTTTGAAGAACATAATGTCGTAATACCCATCACGCTCCTGGAAGAAATCGACAAATTCAAACGCGGGAACGAGATCATCAATTTCAACGCCAGGGAATTCTCACGGGAGCTGGACGCCCTCATCGGAGACAAATTTCTCCATGAAGGCGTAAAACTGGAATCGGGCGGCGTCATAATAGTTAAAACCAATATAAAAAAGGACGACTATCTCCGTGAAATTTTCTGGGAGGATAAACCCGACCACCGGATTCTGACCGTGGCGTATAACCTCTCCAAGGAATACGGTACGGATAAGGTATGCCTGGTATCCAAGGATATCAATCTCCGCATGAAGTCCAAGAGCATCGGTGTTTTTGCCGAGGATTATGAAACGGGGAAAATAAAGAACATCGATGAACTCTACTCGGGGAAAAACATGATCGAAGGCATTCATCACGATGTCATCGACCGAATATACAAGGAAACGCATGTCCCCCTGGAGGAAACGGGTATCGGCATTACGCCCGTTCCAAACGAAAACTTTATCCTGAGGAACACCAGCCAGAGCATCCTGGCCACATATATCAAAGAGGAAAACGCCCTTCGCATCGTGGAAAAAAGACGGGCCTACGGCATCACCCCCCGCAATGCCGAACAGATTTTCGCCCTCAATGCCTGCATGGACCCCCGCATCTCCCTGGTCACCCTTTCTGGCAAGGCCGGTACGGGCAAAACCCTCATGGCTCTGGCCGCTTCCCTTGAAAAAAGAAAAGAGTACAAGCAGATATTTCTGGCCCGTCCCATCATCCCTCTGTCTAACAGGGACATCGGTTATCTGCCGGGCGATGTTCATGATAAACTCGATCCCTACATGCAGCCCCTTTTCGACAACCTCTCCGTCATTCAGAACCAGTTCGCCGAGGATTCCCCCGACTACAGCCGGATAAACGACATGATCAGCAATAAAAAGCTGCTCATCACGGCCCTGGCATACATCAGGGGGAGAAGCCTTCCCCGGGTATTCTTCATTGTGGACGAGGCCCAGAACCTGACGCCCCACGAGGTAAAAACGATCATCACCCGGGCCGGCGAAGGCACAAAGATAGTCTTTACCGGAGACCCCTACCAGATAGACACGCCCTATCTCGATTCCCGCAGTAACGGTCTCACCTGCCTGATCGATAAAATGAAGGGCCAGGAAATATACGCCCACATAACCATGGAGAAGGGAGAACGCTCCCTGCTGGCTGAGATAGCCTCGAATCTGCTGTAG
- a CDS encoding KaiC 1, with protein MAKSKPSSGSNSRKKAGAQLSKAPTGIKGLDEITDGGLPAGRPTLICGGTGCGKTLLAMEFLVRGATEYNEPGVFMTFEETVGDLTDNVKSLGFDLNALIARKKLILDYILIERSEIEESGEYNLEGLFIRLGYAIDSIGAKRVVLDTIESLFGGFTNTIILRAELRRLFLWLKEKGVTAIITGERGDKTLTRQGLEEYVSDCVILLDHHVNEQTSSRRLRVVKYRGSKHGTNEYPFLINIDGISVLPITSLNLDHRASSECISSGIERLDAMLGGRGYYRGSSVLISGSPGTGKSIFAAHFAEAACRRNERVIYFSFEESPDQIMRNMLSVGIDLKQWTKKGLLEIHSMRPSFMGLESHLAVKHDLITKFKPQVAILDPLNSFIIGDNEIAVNSMLMRLTDFLKTNQITGLYTNLTKGSSPMDEGEVAISSLIDTWLLLRDIDTGSERNRLLAIMKSRGMSHSNQIREFLLTGHGVELRDVYVGPEGVLTGSARLTKEAENEASLILRNQDVELRRIELERKRTTLEAQIAMLRAEFAVQEIASLKIIGQETAEKAQLAQGRLDMGISRNVDAKPNKGKVKSK; from the coding sequence ATGGCAAAATCAAAGCCCTCTTCCGGAAGCAACTCAAGAAAAAAGGCCGGGGCTCAACTGTCCAAGGCTCCCACCGGTATAAAGGGGCTTGACGAAATTACCGATGGAGGACTTCCCGCAGGAAGACCGACGCTTATTTGCGGCGGTACAGGCTGCGGCAAAACATTGCTGGCCATGGAATTTCTGGTCCGGGGAGCCACAGAATACAATGAGCCGGGGGTATTCATGACCTTCGAAGAGACGGTCGGAGATCTGACTGATAATGTCAAGTCTCTCGGTTTTGATCTGAACGCCCTCATTGCGCGCAAAAAACTGATCCTGGATTATATCCTCATCGAACGAAGTGAAATTGAGGAGAGCGGCGAATACAACCTTGAAGGTTTGTTTATCCGGCTGGGCTATGCAATTGATTCCATTGGAGCAAAGCGGGTTGTGCTGGATACCATCGAGTCGCTCTTCGGAGGTTTCACCAACACGATTATTTTGCGCGCCGAACTGCGCCGCCTGTTTCTCTGGCTGAAGGAGAAAGGGGTGACGGCCATCATCACCGGCGAACGCGGAGATAAGACGCTGACACGCCAGGGACTGGAAGAATATGTCTCCGATTGTGTGATCCTGCTGGACCACCACGTAAACGAGCAGACCTCTTCGAGGCGCCTTCGCGTGGTGAAGTACCGCGGATCAAAGCACGGCACAAACGAGTACCCCTTTCTGATTAATATCGACGGCATTTCCGTACTTCCCATCACCTCGCTGAATCTGGACCACAGAGCCTCCAGTGAATGCATATCCAGCGGTATTGAGCGGCTGGATGCCATGCTGGGGGGCAGGGGCTATTACAGGGGCAGCAGCGTTCTGATCTCCGGCTCGCCGGGGACTGGCAAGAGCATCTTTGCCGCGCACTTTGCAGAAGCAGCCTGCCGTCGCAATGAGCGGGTAATATATTTCTCATTCGAAGAGTCACCCGATCAGATCATGCGCAATATGCTTTCCGTCGGGATCGATCTGAAACAGTGGACAAAGAAAGGTTTGCTTGAGATTCATTCGATGCGTCCTTCCTTTATGGGCCTTGAATCGCACCTGGCCGTAAAACACGATTTGATCACTAAATTCAAACCACAGGTTGCGATCCTGGATCCGTTAAACAGTTTCATCATCGGGGATAACGAGATTGCGGTCAACTCAATGCTGATGCGACTGACGGATTTTCTAAAAACGAATCAGATTACTGGCCTGTACACCAATTTAACCAAGGGCAGCAGCCCGATGGATGAAGGAGAGGTTGCTATTTCATCCCTCATTGACACCTGGCTGCTTCTGCGCGATATCGATACCGGCAGCGAACGCAACCGCCTCCTGGCTATCATGAAATCCCGCGGTATGTCGCACTCAAACCAGATTCGAGAGTTTTTACTCACCGGCCACGGCGTGGAATTACGTGACGTTTACGTGGGGCCGGAGGGGGTACTGACCGGGTCGGCGCGGCTGACGAAGGAGGCGGAAAATGAAGCATCGCTTATACTTCGCAATCAGGACGTTGAGCTCCGGCGGATCGAGCTGGAACGCAAACGAACGACCCTGGAGGCGCAGATTGCCATGCTGCGCGCGGAGTTCGCAGTGCAGGAGATCGCCTCGTTAAAAATCATCGGCCAGGAAACAGCAGAGAAAGCGCAGCTCGCGCAGGGACGCCTGGATATGGGAATAAGCCGTAATGTTGACGCTAAGCCGAACAAAGGGAAGGTGAAATCGAAATGA